The following coding sequences are from one Prochlorococcus sp. MIT 0604 window:
- a CDS encoding polyribonucleotide nucleotidyltransferase, protein MEGQNKSITFDGREIRLTTGVYAPQASGSVMIECGDTSLLITATKTTKKEVSDFLPLICDYEEKLYAAGRIPGGFMRREGRPPERATLISRLIDRPMRPLFPYWMRDEIQIVASCLSLDERVPADVLAVTGASIATLLGEIPFYGPMAAVRVGLIGDDFILNPSYREIEKGDLDIVVAGSPDGIVMIEAGANQLSEQDTIEAIDFGYEAVTELIKSQEDLLNDLGIKQVKPKDPEEDKTLPSYLEKNCTKSIELILKKFDQSKEERDLELEKIKVEVQAKIESLKDDNQLKALLSDNDKLLSSDFKKLTKKLMRSQIINDGKRVDGRELDEVRKITASAGILPKRVHGSALFQRGLTQVLSTTTLGTPSDAQEMDDLNPSNEKTYLHHYNFPPYSVGETRPMRTPGRREIGHGALAERAIIPVLPGKETFPYVLRVVSEVLSSNGSTSMGSVCGSTLSLLDAGVPLKSPVSGTAMGLIKEGEDVRILTDIQGIEDFLGDMDFKVAGTDKGITALQMDMKITGLPVSIISDAIKKARPARLHILEKMKAAIDKPQDSLSPHAPRLLSFRIDPELIGTVIGPGGRTIKGITERTNTKIDIEDGGIVTIASHDGVAAEEAQKIIEGLTRKVHEGEIFSGVVTRIIPIGAFVEILPGKEGMVHISQLSEARVERVEDVVRQGDEVTVRVREIDSRGRINLTLRGVGQNNGMSYPEPTPTPVAPLN, encoded by the coding sequence GTGGAAGGACAAAATAAGTCGATCACGTTTGACGGACGAGAGATACGACTAACTACTGGAGTATATGCTCCTCAGGCGAGTGGATCAGTAATGATTGAGTGTGGAGATACATCTCTACTTATAACAGCAACAAAAACTACAAAAAAAGAAGTTTCAGACTTTCTCCCTCTAATTTGCGATTACGAGGAAAAATTATATGCTGCAGGAAGAATTCCAGGTGGCTTCATGAGGAGAGAAGGGCGCCCTCCAGAAAGAGCCACTTTAATCTCTAGATTAATCGATAGACCAATGAGACCTCTCTTCCCATATTGGATGAGAGATGAAATACAAATAGTTGCTTCATGCCTTTCTTTAGATGAAAGAGTACCTGCTGACGTTCTGGCTGTTACAGGAGCATCAATAGCAACTTTACTTGGAGAAATTCCATTTTATGGCCCTATGGCTGCAGTACGAGTTGGTCTTATTGGGGATGATTTCATTCTCAATCCTAGCTATAGAGAGATAGAGAAAGGTGACCTAGATATCGTCGTAGCAGGTTCGCCTGATGGCATTGTGATGATTGAAGCAGGAGCCAATCAATTATCCGAGCAAGATACAATTGAAGCTATAGATTTTGGATATGAGGCTGTTACCGAACTTATCAAATCTCAGGAAGACTTACTAAACGATTTAGGAATAAAACAAGTTAAGCCAAAGGATCCTGAAGAGGATAAAACTCTACCCTCGTATTTAGAGAAAAATTGTACAAAATCGATTGAATTAATTCTAAAGAAGTTTGATCAGTCAAAAGAGGAAAGGGACCTTGAACTAGAAAAAATAAAAGTGGAGGTACAAGCTAAAATTGAATCTCTAAAAGATGACAATCAATTGAAAGCTCTCTTATCAGATAATGATAAATTATTGAGCTCAGACTTTAAAAAACTTACAAAGAAATTAATGAGGTCGCAAATCATTAATGATGGCAAAAGAGTGGACGGAAGAGAACTTGACGAAGTCAGGAAAATAACGGCTTCTGCAGGAATTCTTCCAAAAAGAGTTCACGGCTCCGCATTATTTCAGAGGGGTTTAACTCAAGTTTTATCTACAACCACATTAGGTACTCCTAGTGATGCTCAGGAAATGGATGACCTTAATCCAAGCAATGAGAAAACTTATCTACATCACTATAATTTCCCACCATATTCTGTAGGAGAAACTCGTCCTATGCGAACTCCTGGGAGAAGAGAGATTGGACATGGAGCATTGGCAGAAAGAGCCATAATACCTGTATTACCGGGTAAAGAGACGTTTCCTTATGTATTACGAGTAGTAAGTGAAGTTTTAAGTTCCAATGGATCTACCTCAATGGGATCAGTATGTGGCAGCACCCTCTCATTATTAGATGCTGGAGTGCCTTTAAAGTCTCCTGTAAGTGGTACTGCCATGGGTCTAATCAAAGAAGGGGAAGATGTTCGTATCCTCACAGATATTCAGGGTATTGAAGATTTTCTTGGGGATATGGATTTCAAGGTTGCGGGTACTGATAAAGGAATAACAGCATTACAAATGGATATGAAAATTACAGGTTTACCAGTTTCAATAATTTCTGACGCTATAAAAAAGGCTCGTCCAGCAAGATTACATATTTTAGAAAAAATGAAAGCGGCAATAGATAAACCACAAGATTCCTTATCACCTCATGCTCCGCGACTACTTAGCTTTAGGATCGATCCAGAACTCATAGGAACAGTTATTGGTCCAGGAGGTAGAACTATAAAAGGAATTACCGAAAGAACCAATACAAAAATAGATATAGAAGATGGGGGTATAGTCACAATTGCTTCACATGATGGAGTTGCCGCAGAAGAAGCCCAAAAGATAATAGAGGGATTAACTCGCAAGGTTCATGAAGGTGAGATCTTCTCTGGTGTTGTAACAAGAATAATTCCTATAGGTGCTTTCGTAGAAATATTGCCTGGCAAAGAAGGGATGGTTCACATTTCTCAATTATCTGAAGCAAGAGTTGAAAGAGTTGAAGATGTAGTTAGACAAGGAGACGAAGTAACTGTAAGAGTTAGAGAGATTGACAGCAGAGGAAGGATTAACCTTACTTTAAGAGGTGTAGGACAAAATAATGGAATGTCTTATCCTGAACCAACACCCACGCCAGTAGCTCCATTAAATTAG
- the rpsN gene encoding 30S ribosomal protein S14: MAKKSMIAREVKRKKLVRKYAAKRKSLLDEFNAAKDPMERLEIHRKIQRLPRNSAPNRVRNRCWATGKPRGVYRDFGLCRNQLRQRAHNGELPGVVKSSW; the protein is encoded by the coding sequence ATGGCCAAAAAGTCCATGATTGCAAGAGAGGTAAAGCGCAAAAAACTTGTAAGAAAATATGCTGCTAAAAGAAAATCATTATTAGATGAATTTAATGCGGCAAAAGATCCAATGGAAAGGTTAGAAATACATAGAAAGATTCAACGCCTCCCAAGAAATTCTGCTCCAAATCGAGTTAGAAATAGATGTTGGGCGACAGGTAAACCAAGAGGAGTTTATAGAGATTTTGGTTTATGCAGAAATCAATTAAGACAAAGGGCACACAATGGTGAACTTCCTGGAGTTGTTAAATCAAGTTGGTAG
- the rseP gene encoding RIP metalloprotease RseP, whose product MNVLTSITVLGFLIFFHEMGHFLAATLQGIYVDGFSIGFGPSIIKKKFRDITYSLRAFPLGGFVSFPDEELNNIDPKDPNLLKNRPIIQRIIVISAGVFANLILAYTILIINITTVGIPFDPEPGILVLATQPEKAASLSGLKPGDKILKIETSSLGIGDEAVSTLVKEIQNSSDEAISIQIERDGNFKDITLIPENINGKGTIGAQLQPNIKKETKKTKNIFELFKYTNNEFSSLLVKTIQGYKGLITNFSSTAQQLSGPVKIVEIGAQLSQQGGTGILLFAALISINLAVLNSLPLPLLDGGQLVFTLIEGLRGKPVPVKVQMVVTQSSFFLLVGLSVLLIIRDTSQLLIVQRLLNQ is encoded by the coding sequence ATGAATGTTTTAACCTCAATAACAGTACTTGGATTTCTCATATTTTTTCATGAAATGGGGCATTTTCTTGCTGCAACTTTACAAGGTATTTATGTTGATGGATTTTCGATTGGCTTTGGACCCTCAATTATTAAAAAAAAATTTAGAGATATTACTTATTCATTAAGAGCCTTTCCTCTTGGAGGCTTTGTATCCTTTCCTGACGAAGAATTAAATAATATTGACCCCAAAGATCCAAATCTTTTAAAAAATAGGCCAATAATTCAAAGAATTATTGTAATCTCAGCTGGAGTATTCGCAAACTTAATCCTTGCTTACACAATTTTAATTATAAATATAACTACAGTTGGTATTCCATTTGATCCAGAACCAGGCATTTTAGTTTTGGCCACTCAACCTGAGAAGGCTGCCTCACTTTCTGGTTTAAAACCTGGAGATAAAATATTAAAAATTGAAACTAGTAGTTTAGGAATTGGTGATGAAGCTGTTTCTACTTTAGTAAAAGAGATTCAAAATTCTTCAGATGAAGCAATTTCAATCCAAATTGAAAGAGATGGGAATTTCAAAGACATAACTTTGATACCAGAAAATATTAATGGTAAAGGAACTATAGGTGCTCAATTACAACCCAATATAAAGAAAGAAACTAAAAAGACAAAAAATATTTTCGAACTTTTTAAGTATACAAACAACGAGTTTTCATCACTTTTAGTAAAAACGATACAAGGCTATAAAGGACTGATAACAAACTTTTCCTCAACAGCTCAACAATTAAGTGGGCCAGTCAAAATAGTTGAAATTGGAGCTCAACTATCGCAACAGGGAGGCACGGGTATATTATTATTTGCAGCTTTAATTTCTATTAATTTAGCAGTTCTTAATTCTCTACCTCTGCCTTTGTTAGATGGAGGCCAACTTGTTTTCACTTTAATTGAGGGATTAAGGGGGAAACCTGTCCCAGTTAAGGTACAAATGGTTGTTACACAATCTAGTTTCTTTCTTCTAGTTGGACTAAGTGTATTGCTCATTATTAGAGATACTAGTCAACTTTTAATAGTACAAAGATTATTAAACCAATAA
- a CDS encoding nucleotide sugar dehydrogenase, with product MQQIKNIKNICCIGAGFVGSPTMAVFAKYCPEIKITVLDINKEKIAAWNSKDSNDFPVFEKGLPELILQNRGKNLFFSIEIEKNIKNADMVFISVNTPTKTSGFGAGYASDLKYVESSARQVAKYSSGHTIVIEKSTVPVRTAELIKDILLSSQTKKENSNKTFSIISSPEFLAEGTAISDLENPDRVLIGGDEENSLNLLKNIYKRWIPENKILFTNLWSSELSKLTSNAFLAQRISSINSISSLCEATGAKITEVVNVIGSDKRIGDKFLSASPGFGGSCFQKDILNLVYLSEYYGLKEVANYWEQVLKLNNWQRKRISKIIIDKLFGTVSSKKITLLGFSFKPNTNDVRESSSIYIANYLLENGANLFIHDPKVSLIDIERAMTEFKSDNEFEGKWHFSNDLNDALESSNAVVVLTEWDQYLNLDWDNIFNLMSKPAWVFDTRSILDRNLLTSLGFKVWSVGVGD from the coding sequence ATGCAACAAATTAAGAATATTAAAAATATTTGCTGTATTGGGGCCGGTTTTGTAGGTAGTCCTACTATGGCAGTTTTTGCAAAATATTGCCCTGAAATAAAAATTACTGTTCTTGATATAAACAAAGAAAAAATAGCTGCTTGGAATAGTAAGGATTCAAATGATTTTCCAGTTTTTGAGAAAGGGCTTCCAGAATTAATACTTCAAAACAGGGGAAAAAATTTATTTTTTTCAATTGAAATTGAAAAAAATATAAAGAATGCTGACATGGTTTTTATTTCAGTAAATACGCCAACTAAGACAAGTGGATTCGGGGCTGGGTACGCTAGTGATCTTAAATATGTTGAGTCAAGTGCTAGGCAAGTTGCAAAGTACTCTTCAGGCCATACTATAGTCATTGAGAAAAGTACTGTACCTGTTAGGACGGCAGAGTTAATAAAAGATATTTTGTTAAGCTCTCAGACAAAAAAAGAAAATTCAAATAAAACTTTTTCAATTATATCTAGTCCAGAATTTTTGGCAGAAGGTACTGCAATATCAGATTTAGAGAATCCAGATAGAGTTTTAATTGGCGGAGATGAAGAAAATTCACTTAACCTACTTAAAAATATTTATAAAAGGTGGATTCCCGAGAACAAGATATTATTTACTAACTTATGGAGTAGTGAATTATCAAAATTGACTTCTAATGCTTTTCTTGCTCAGAGAATTAGCTCGATAAATTCTATCTCCTCATTATGCGAGGCTACTGGAGCAAAGATTACGGAAGTCGTAAATGTTATTGGTTCTGATAAGAGGATAGGGGACAAATTTTTATCGGCCAGTCCCGGTTTTGGAGGGAGTTGCTTCCAGAAAGATATTTTAAATCTCGTTTACTTAAGTGAATATTATGGTTTAAAAGAAGTAGCTAATTACTGGGAACAAGTTTTAAAACTAAATAATTGGCAAAGAAAAAGAATTTCTAAAATTATTATAGATAAGCTTTTTGGTACAGTATCTTCTAAAAAAATAACTTTACTAGGCTTTTCATTTAAACCAAATACTAATGATGTAAGAGAATCATCCTCAATCTATATTGCAAATTACTTATTAGAAAATGGAGCAAATCTTTTTATTCATGATCCTAAAGTTTCTCTTATTGATATTGAAAGAGCTATGACTGAATTTAAATCTGACAATGAGTTTGAAGGAAAATGGCACTTTAGTAATGATTTGAATGATGCATTAGAATCTTCAAATGCTGTAGTTGTTTTGACTGAATGGGATCAATATTTAAATCTAGATTGGGATAATATTTTTAATCTAATGTCAAAGCCAGCCTGGGTTTTTGATACAAGATCTATTCTGGATAGAAATCTTCTGACCTCCTTGGGGTTTAAAGTATGGAGTGTAGGAGTAGGTGATTAA
- a CDS encoding O-antigen ligase: MKFEFTSIVNQFKKGSFLFDIGIFFLPSSLFIGGFFLIPASIFGFIYKKPILLKDKWNSSFFACGIFILISTFMHYFIFQNDYRDLILNNLRIPIKIQNYSWDPTLSIYGLGNWIPQIWLFLSCQNFLNTPQKRRKFSVILIISTFPVLFSGFSQYYFSWYGPFETLNGLIVWFQKPILRDYGLTGLFNNQNYAGSWLNLVWPFCIALVLERSQKFIKKSFSISILLATGLALYLTNSRNAWAGLIAAIPIVCGIENLLVISILLFILIGILLYSFLPIFNSELQNIIRGLLPSNIIYKLSIDNYSIYQISRIGIYLKAINLVTLDPIFGIGAAAFSSIYAYSSIDWITHPHNLPIELALSYGIPVSILLFGTIYLLLILTGKFLFISNIKRFKNNDYFDRAFWAGTFFFMFSQLTDIQYFDGKISLIFWLLLAGLKNIFFEHQNNKI; encoded by the coding sequence ATGAAATTTGAATTTACGTCAATTGTAAACCAATTCAAAAAAGGTAGTTTTCTTTTCGACATTGGTATTTTTTTTCTTCCATCTTCTTTATTTATTGGAGGATTTTTTTTAATTCCTGCCTCAATCTTTGGATTTATTTATAAAAAACCTATATTACTTAAAGATAAATGGAATTCATCTTTTTTTGCATGTGGAATATTTATCCTAATAAGTACTTTTATGCACTATTTTATTTTCCAAAATGACTATAGAGATCTTATTTTAAATAATCTCAGAATACCAATAAAGATTCAAAATTATAGCTGGGACCCTACTTTATCAATTTATGGTTTAGGGAATTGGATTCCACAAATTTGGTTATTTTTAAGCTGTCAAAATTTTTTAAATACCCCTCAAAAGAGAAGAAAATTCTCAGTAATACTAATTATTTCTACTTTCCCCGTCCTTTTTTCGGGTTTTAGTCAATATTACTTTAGTTGGTATGGTCCCTTTGAAACTCTTAATGGTCTAATAGTTTGGTTCCAAAAGCCAATATTAAGAGATTATGGTCTTACTGGATTATTTAACAACCAAAATTATGCTGGATCTTGGCTTAACTTAGTATGGCCATTTTGTATAGCTTTAGTTTTAGAAAGGAGTCAGAAATTTATAAAAAAATCTTTTTCTATATCCATTTTGTTAGCTACAGGTTTAGCTCTTTACCTTACAAATTCAAGGAACGCATGGGCTGGTTTAATAGCCGCAATACCAATTGTATGTGGGATAGAAAATCTTTTAGTAATCAGTATATTGTTATTCATTTTAATTGGCATACTTCTTTATTCTTTCTTGCCAATTTTTAATAGTGAACTACAAAATATTATTAGAGGCCTACTTCCAAGTAATATTATTTACAAATTGTCTATTGATAATTATTCTATATATCAAATTTCAAGAATTGGAATATATTTAAAAGCAATAAATTTGGTAACACTTGATCCAATATTTGGAATAGGAGCTGCCGCTTTTTCATCAATTTATGCTTACTCAAGCATTGACTGGATAACACATCCTCACAATTTGCCAATAGAACTTGCTTTAAGTTATGGGATTCCTGTATCAATTTTACTTTTCGGAACTATATATTTACTTCTAATATTAACTGGCAAATTTTTATTTATTTCAAACATTAAACGATTTAAAAATAATGATTATTTTGATAGAGCTTTCTGGGCAGGGACATTCTTCTTCATGTTTTCTCAGCTTACTGATATTCAATATTTTGATGGTAAAATTAGCTTAATTTTTTGGTTGTTACTTGCTGGCTTAAAAAATATTTTTTTTGAGCACCAAAATAATAAAATTTAA
- the galE gene encoding UDP-glucose 4-epimerase GalE produces the protein MNGFLYITNQMLKVLVTGGAGFIGSHTCYELAKNGYEVYAIDSLVNGYSESIERINTLGNYQKGFKKIKFFKLNLCDYSLLNDFFQSIYFNKIEFDGVIHFAGLKAVAESVLDPISYWENNVISTINLLKIVQSYKVRSFVFSSSATVYDSRFDPPFSENAELNPVNPYGETKLAIEKILNQLSYASDKNINIASLRYFNPIGAHESSLIGEFPKGTINNIFPILCKVANGELNEFHVYGNDWDTRDGTCIRDYIHVMDLAIAHRKTLEHLDISQNVNLTLNLGTGKGTSVIELINAFEKANSLKIKYIFKGRRAGDAAEIYADATLAKKVLGWAAHRDLNQMCVDGWNWKIKNPNGY, from the coding sequence GTGAATGGATTTCTTTATATCACAAATCAAATGCTTAAAGTTTTAGTCACTGGAGGAGCTGGATTTATTGGATCTCATACATGTTATGAGTTAGCAAAAAATGGATACGAAGTTTACGCTATTGATTCATTAGTAAATGGTTACTCAGAATCAATAGAGAGAATAAATACATTAGGAAATTATCAAAAAGGGTTTAAGAAAATTAAATTTTTTAAATTAAATCTTTGTGATTATTCTTTATTGAATGACTTCTTTCAAAGTATTTATTTTAATAAAATAGAATTTGATGGTGTAATACATTTTGCTGGTTTAAAAGCTGTTGCAGAATCAGTATTAGATCCAATTAGTTACTGGGAAAATAATGTAATTAGCACTATTAACCTTTTAAAAATAGTTCAAAGTTACAAGGTTCGTTCATTTGTTTTTAGTAGTAGTGCAACTGTTTATGATTCAAGATTTGATCCCCCTTTTTCTGAAAATGCTGAATTGAATCCTGTTAATCCCTATGGAGAAACAAAATTAGCAATAGAAAAGATCCTTAATCAGCTTTCTTATGCATCAGATAAGAATATAAATATTGCCAGCTTGAGGTATTTCAATCCAATAGGTGCACATGAATCTTCTTTGATAGGGGAGTTTCCAAAAGGGACTATAAATAATATTTTCCCTATTCTATGTAAGGTTGCTAATGGAGAATTAAATGAGTTTCATGTTTATGGTAATGATTGGGATACTAGGGATGGAACTTGTATAAGAGATTATATACATGTAATGGATCTTGCAATAGCGCATAGAAAAACACTCGAACATTTAGATATTTCTCAAAATGTAAATTTAACTTTAAATCTTGGAACAGGGAAAGGCACTTCGGTCATAGAGTTAATAAATGCATTCGAAAAAGCAAATTCATTAAAAATTAAATATATTTTTAAGGGTAGAAGGGCTGGTGACGCAGCTGAAATTTATGCAGATGCAACACTTGCAAAAAAAGTTTTAGGGTGGGCGGCTCATAGGGATTTGAACCAAATGTGTGTGGATGGATGGAACTGGAAAATAAAAAATCCAAATGGTTATTAA
- a CDS encoding 3'(2'),5'-bisphosphate nucleotidase CysQ: protein MIELPFGVDVNNLIDDVINFSWEAADILLAYSNIIKNSEKKFEILKNKNINDPVTLADLEVNELIINRINQKYPHINWEILSEENFKIKTNYCDLNADWLWILDPLDGTKDFIQGTGNFAMHLALNYKRKPYIGVVLIPEKDELWISYADKLWNQKRDGSIQKQNLSNTNILQEMTLVTSKNHKNDKLKDLINKINFRKNITMGSIGCKVASIIRGESDIYIGLSLPGNSAPKDWDFAAPEAILNAAGGAITNIDNEDLVYGTTALEHPGIIIASNSKQNQKRICSQIKEIIQKSSIYP from the coding sequence ATGATTGAATTGCCTTTTGGAGTGGATGTTAATAATCTCATCGACGATGTGATAAATTTCAGCTGGGAAGCTGCAGATATTTTGTTGGCTTATTCAAATATTATTAAAAATTCAGAAAAAAAATTTGAAATTCTTAAAAATAAAAATATTAACGATCCTGTAACTTTGGCTGATTTGGAGGTTAATGAGTTAATTATTAATAGGATAAACCAGAAATATCCACATATAAATTGGGAAATTTTGAGCGAAGAAAACTTCAAAATCAAAACGAATTATTGCGATCTAAATGCTGATTGGCTTTGGATTCTCGATCCCTTAGATGGAACTAAAGATTTCATTCAAGGGACTGGAAATTTTGCAATGCATTTAGCTCTGAACTACAAAAGAAAACCATACATTGGTGTTGTTCTAATCCCCGAAAAAGATGAATTATGGATCTCTTATGCAGATAAACTATGGAATCAGAAAAGAGATGGCAGTATTCAAAAACAAAATTTGTCTAATACAAATATTCTCCAAGAGATGACCTTAGTGACTAGTAAAAATCATAAAAATGATAAATTAAAAGATTTGATTAATAAGATTAACTTCAGGAAAAATATTACAATGGGAAGTATTGGATGTAAGGTCGCTTCAATTATAAGAGGAGAAAGTGATATCTACATCGGATTAAGTTTGCCTGGTAATAGTGCCCCAAAAGACTGGGATTTCGCTGCACCAGAAGCCATCTTAAATGCTGCAGGAGGGGCAATAACGAATATTGATAATGAAGATTTAGTTTATGGGACAACTGCTTTAGAACACCCTGGCATAATAATTGCATCAAACAGCAAACAAAATCAGAAAAGAATTTGCTCTCAAATTAAAGAAATTATTCAAAAATCCTCAATTTATCCATAA
- the serS gene encoding serine--tRNA ligase, producing the protein MLDQKLIRENPTSVEENLSLRGKVYNLSYINALTIKKKDLDTEVSSLQFESKKLSKLIGQEISKSQNNNSPELNNLKRKGSEYRTKLSELEEEQRILAKQVDEEIYNLPNLPSKDAPIGKDESHNVQVKTWGDPLIKENLKSHWEIGESLNLFDFIKSAKISKSRFITLIGNGARLERALINFMLDMHTNNGYSELMPPALVNTESLTGSGQLPKFSNESFKCSNDDLWLSPTAEVPLTAFHRNEIIDSKQLPIKYVAYSPCFRREAGSYGRDTKGLIRLHQFNKVELYWFCDPSQSLEAHKKITSDAESILRKLNLPYRLVDICTGDLGFSSSRTFDLEVWLPSSKCYREISSCSNCLDFQARRSSIRSKIDKKNTYLHTLNGSGLAIGRTMAAILENGQQTDGSVKIPDALVPYFGSNFLKTA; encoded by the coding sequence GTGTTAGATCAAAAATTAATAAGAGAAAACCCAACATCTGTTGAAGAGAATTTATCTTTAAGAGGAAAAGTTTACAATCTATCCTACATAAATGCATTAACTATTAAAAAAAAGGATCTTGATACAGAAGTATCAAGTCTTCAATTTGAGAGTAAAAAATTAAGTAAATTAATTGGCCAAGAAATTAGCAAATCTCAAAACAATAATTCTCCAGAACTAAATAACTTGAAGAGAAAGGGAAGCGAATACAGAACCAAACTTTCTGAACTTGAAGAGGAACAAAGAATACTAGCTAAGCAAGTAGATGAGGAGATTTATAATTTGCCAAATTTACCTAGCAAAGATGCTCCTATTGGAAAAGATGAAAGTCATAATGTCCAAGTAAAAACTTGGGGAGACCCCCTTATTAAGGAGAATCTAAAATCTCACTGGGAAATAGGCGAAAGTCTTAATCTTTTTGACTTTATAAAATCAGCTAAAATATCAAAAAGTCGTTTTATTACACTTATTGGAAATGGAGCCAGATTAGAGAGGGCATTAATAAATTTCATGCTCGATATGCATACTAATAATGGTTATTCAGAATTAATGCCTCCAGCTTTAGTCAACACAGAAAGTCTTACCGGATCTGGTCAATTGCCTAAATTTTCAAATGAAAGTTTTAAGTGTTCTAACGACGACTTATGGCTTTCTCCAACAGCTGAAGTTCCACTAACCGCTTTTCATAGAAACGAGATTATTGATTCCAAGCAGTTACCTATTAAGTATGTGGCATATAGTCCATGCTTTAGAAGAGAAGCTGGTAGTTATGGAAGGGATACAAAAGGTTTAATAAGACTTCATCAATTTAATAAGGTTGAGCTTTATTGGTTTTGTGATCCAAGTCAATCTCTAGAAGCGCATAAAAAGATTACTTCTGATGCAGAAAGCATTTTAAGAAAGCTCAACTTACCTTACAGATTAGTTGATATTTGTACTGGGGACTTAGGCTTTTCTTCTAGTAGAACTTTTGATCTTGAAGTTTGGCTTCCGAGTAGTAAATGTTATAGAGAGATTTCAAGTTGCAGTAATTGCCTTGACTTTCAAGCACGTAGATCCTCAATAAGATCAAAAATTGATAAAAAAAATACATATTTACATACCTTAAATGGTAGTGGACTTGCTATTGGAAGAACAATGGCCGCGATTCTTGAGAATGGCCAGCAAACAGATGGTAGCGTTAAGATTCCAGATGCTCTGGTTCCATATTTTGGATCAAATTTTTTAAAAACTGCTTAA
- the rsmI gene encoding 16S rRNA (cytidine(1402)-2'-O)-methyltransferase, with protein MTNNFLLSHRKEEPEKGVLYVVGTPIGNLEDISPRAINILANVSLVACEDTRQTKKIMNKFSISNNLISFNKENSSNKTPKLIAELKAGKSIAIVSDAGMPGICDPGENIVNEVKLEGISVICIPGACAAITALVSSGLPSSKFIFEGFLPKKNIDREKILFEISKNEKTTIVYESPHRLKKLLNELFEFCGGEREIVVARELTKKFEEHVGKNLNDVILYFKDKEVMGEITLIIRGRKSKQNNELDKIDLKKELNELIKAGLSLSAASKYLAKKNGIKKSIIYNLS; from the coding sequence ATGACAAATAATTTCTTATTATCTCATAGAAAAGAAGAACCTGAAAAAGGGGTTTTATATGTAGTTGGGACACCAATTGGTAACTTAGAGGATATTTCCCCTAGAGCAATTAATATTCTTGCAAATGTCTCTTTAGTCGCTTGCGAAGATACCAGACAAACAAAAAAAATAATGAACAAATTTAGCATTTCTAATAATTTGATAAGTTTTAATAAAGAAAATTCATCAAACAAAACACCAAAGTTAATTGCCGAACTAAAAGCTGGAAAATCAATCGCAATTGTAAGTGATGCCGGTATGCCAGGTATTTGTGATCCTGGTGAAAATATAGTGAATGAAGTTAAATTAGAAGGAATTAGCGTTATTTGTATCCCAGGAGCATGCGCAGCAATTACTGCTCTCGTATCTAGTGGGCTGCCTTCTTCTAAATTTATATTTGAGGGATTTCTGCCAAAAAAGAATATTGATAGAGAAAAAATTCTTTTTGAAATAAGTAAGAATGAAAAGACGACTATAGTTTATGAATCGCCTCATCGTCTAAAGAAGTTATTAAATGAGTTATTTGAGTTTTGCGGAGGAGAAAGAGAAATTGTAGTAGCTAGAGAATTAACGAAAAAATTTGAAGAACATGTTGGTAAAAATCTTAATGATGTAATACTTTACTTTAAAGATAAAGAAGTAATGGGTGAAATAACGCTTATCATTAGAGGGAGGAAAAGTAAGCAAAATAACGAACTTGATAAAATTGATTTAAAAAAAGAACTAAATGAATTAATTAAGGCTGGATTAAGTTTATCAGCAGCATCAAAGTATCTAGCAAAAAAAAATGGCATTAAAAAAAGTATAATTTATAATTTAAGTTAA